From [Clostridium] symbiosum, a single genomic window includes:
- a CDS encoding transketolase, giving the protein MLNEKEAKELKLFSKTIQMYTMKTIGSLGVGHVGGSLSIADLLAVLYGKEMKFDSKNPEWEERDWLVCSKGHAGPAIYSALALKGYFPESELMTLNRPGTHLPSHCDRNLTTGIDMTTGSLGQGASTAAGVAYGMKLDGRENKVFLILGDGEIQEGQVWEMALFAAQRKLSNLIAFVDYNHIQLDGYTDDICSLGDIKAKFESFGWFAQDVNGHDVNEIQNAIEKAKSQNGRPSMIVLETEKGHGWSEIAGGINGHCPTVSPEQLKAALAEMQSDYEKIEEGLL; this is encoded by the coding sequence ATGTTAAATGAGAAAGAGGCAAAAGAGTTAAAACTTTTTTCGAAAACAATCCAGATGTATACGATGAAAACGATCGGCTCCCTGGGAGTAGGACATGTGGGCGGCTCTTTATCCATAGCGGATTTGCTGGCAGTGCTTTACGGTAAAGAGATGAAATTTGACAGTAAAAATCCAGAATGGGAGGAGAGGGACTGGCTGGTTTGTTCCAAAGGACATGCCGGTCCGGCTATTTATTCAGCACTGGCTCTTAAAGGTTATTTTCCGGAAAGTGAATTGATGACGCTTAACAGGCCTGGTACACACCTTCCAAGCCATTGTGACAGGAATCTTACGACAGGAATTGATATGACGACAGGCTCTTTGGGACAGGGAGCATCTACAGCAGCCGGAGTGGCTTATGGAATGAAACTGGACGGCAGAGAGAATAAGGTTTTCCTGATTCTGGGTGATGGTGAAATACAGGAAGGCCAGGTGTGGGAAATGGCGCTTTTTGCAGCCCAGCGAAAACTTTCCAATCTGATTGCGTTTGTGGACTATAATCATATCCAGTTGGACGGGTATACAGATGATATCTGTTCATTGGGAGATATTAAAGCTAAATTTGAATCCTTCGGCTGGTTTGCCCAGGATGTAAACGGTCATGACGTCAATGAAATACAGAATGCAATCGAAAAGGCAAAGTCACAGAACGGCCGTCCTTCCATGATTGTATTAGAGACGGAAAAGGGCCATGGATGGAGTGAAATAGCGGGAGGCATTAACGGCCATTGCCCTACTGTGTCACCGGAGCAGCTTAAGGCAGCTTTGGCTGAGATGCAGTCTGATTACGAGAAAATTGAGGAGGGCTTATTATGA
- a CDS encoding transketolase C-terminal domain-containing protein, translating to MIKTTDNICPESMEMRKAFCESLIELAGEDRNVIVMDGDLMGAMGTKPFAGEFPEQTLDCGIQEANAVGVAAGMSAVGKIPFVHSFGPFISRRACDQVFMSGAYAKLNVKLVGSDPGITAQINGGTHMPFEDMGIMRGIPQMTIVEPTDITMLRSVMRQMKENYGMYYMRLVRKSCMKIYEAGSEFEIGKAVILREGRDATVIASGYCVAQALKAAEELEREGVYIRVIDMFTWKPVDEETIVNAAKETGAIVTAENHNVINGLGSAVAETVVKHSPVPIEMIGVQDQFGEVGDLDYLAGRFGLKSENIIEAVKKAMKRKQQSREKEWQ from the coding sequence ATGATAAAGACAACAGATAATATTTGTCCGGAGTCAATGGAAATGAGAAAAGCATTCTGTGAAAGTCTGATAGAATTGGCCGGAGAGGACAGGAATGTTATAGTTATGGACGGGGATCTGATGGGAGCTATGGGAACGAAGCCATTTGCCGGCGAATTCCCGGAACAGACTCTTGACTGTGGAATCCAGGAGGCAAATGCGGTCGGAGTAGCCGCCGGTATGTCTGCGGTAGGGAAAATTCCATTTGTCCACTCATTTGGCCCGTTTATCAGCCGGAGAGCATGTGATCAGGTATTTATGTCCGGAGCTTACGCAAAGCTGAACGTTAAACTGGTCGGTTCCGACCCCGGCATAACGGCTCAGATCAACGGAGGCACTCATATGCCGTTTGAGGACATGGGGATTATGAGAGGAATTCCGCAGATGACCATTGTGGAGCCGACTGATATTACGATGCTCCGTTCCGTAATGCGGCAGATGAAAGAAAATTACGGGATGTACTATATGCGTCTGGTACGGAAATCATGTATGAAGATATATGAGGCAGGTTCAGAGTTTGAGATAGGGAAAGCCGTTATATTGAGAGAAGGAAGAGATGCGACGGTAATAGCCAGCGGATACTGCGTTGCGCAGGCGCTTAAAGCGGCGGAGGAGCTGGAGAGAGAAGGGGTTTACATACGTGTTATAGATATGTTTACCTGGAAGCCGGTAGATGAAGAGACAATTGTTAACGCTGCGAAGGAGACAGGAGCCATCGTCACGGCCGAGAACCATAATGTGATAAATGGGCTGGGCTCAGCAGTGGCCGAGACAGTGGTAAAGCACAGTCCTGTGCCGATAGAGATGATAGGCGTGCAGGACCAGTTCGGTGAAGTGGGAGATTTAGATTATCTGGCCGGCCGGTTCGGGCTGAAGTCTGAAAATATAATAGAGGCAGTGAAAAAAGCAATGAAGAGAAAACAGCAGAGCAGAGAAAAAGAATGGCAATAA
- a CDS encoding GntR family transcriptional regulator, whose translation MKTQSSASLTEPVYDHILNLILNMELKPGDRIPEVAIAQELGVSRTPVRNALKQLENEGLVVIYPNRFVQVATYDDEMIQNLGIMRIAVDSMAVRLAIFRGSNEDFHRLRTLAEKCCMIDENAGRLERIRNDYLFHLQLSIIARNPVLEKYQSQFLRQMEVMLSYRFVEAMTASVTHLMIADAIEARDEELAVRLTATHLAEFYHLKENFPFLLKNTQLL comes from the coding sequence ATGAAAACACAATCTTCTGCCAGTTTGACAGAACCTGTATATGACCATATATTAAACCTTATCTTAAATATGGAACTGAAACCAGGGGATCGCATCCCGGAGGTCGCCATCGCACAGGAATTGGGTGTCAGCCGTACTCCCGTAAGAAATGCTCTAAAACAGCTTGAAAATGAGGGGCTTGTAGTAATTTATCCCAACCGTTTTGTACAGGTCGCTACCTATGACGATGAGATGATCCAGAATTTGGGAATTATGCGGATCGCGGTGGATTCCATGGCTGTCCGCCTTGCAATTTTCCGTGGAAGTAATGAAGATTTTCACCGTCTCAGAACTCTGGCAGAGAAATGTTGTATGATAGACGAGAACGCCGGACGTCTGGAACGGATACGCAATGATTACCTTTTCCACCTGCAGCTCAGTATTATTGCCAGGAATCCTGTCCTGGAAAAATATCAGTCACAGTTTCTCCGGCAGATGGAGGTAATGCTCTCATACCGTTTTGTTGAAGCTATGACTGCCAGCGTCACTCACCTGATGATCGCCGACGCCATCGAGGCTCGGGATGAAGAGCTGGCTGTGAGGCTGACTGCGACCCATCTCGCGGAATTCTACCACCTGAAAGAAAACTTTCCGTTCCTGCTTAAGAATACGCAGCTGCTGTAG